Proteins from one Clostridium cellulovorans 743B genomic window:
- a CDS encoding Ig-like domain-containing protein, producing MLKRLNMKKFASLLMAASLVTSLVSSPAVKTYAAESEKTLYTFEDNTTMGWDVLNTVANGGAFDSSASAPVEYSQDLKQDGNSGALKINANFTGKTWDDASVIVNLGSSAKDFSSYDTLDYDLFVQSDFTSKLTVATAGMDSSWAWKDDLFVANYGGIDVTTGEKITINGNDYNKIHITRSKTSTLDSLTDKTFYRFIIKIAAVNTTYCGPIYLDNIALSKGGYIPGNTPSKTGKDDITVEAENGVLTGLTVTPDSGASGGAYVNGLDSGTDRMDLTADIQVSGSYLIIMKYKTYGGAKINPVYLNGALLKDCSFPEAQSEWKNVILSPQYLSAGKNVFSLGNSWGWIAVDNVRFVGGDGKQVGQVSLSSDTTSSQAYDIPVTFTAIADDAAQYRFLSRKVGGDWQEISPYSNKLSCIWVPGAAGDYEVKVTARGTATTVDQQAEQIIKYTALPAYENKPLVNQVFGSGMVLQRDIENALWGWDKPNTNITVKVGTKTFTGITDSEGKWKISIGTYPAGGPYDISVSDGTTTTNMTDVLFGDVWLCSGQSNMAFQLTGTLDSENEIKNSDYPNIRYYTVPVKTSYVPLSNIDNAQGWKVCSPSTSGNLSAVAYFFARKLTTDLNVPIGVVFAAEGGTRAEQWTSYESLQNIPEYVAASNAIKSCSTEIDATSSPNVLYNGMIAPVAPYGLKGVLWYQGESNWGDASYERLLPNLIADWRKNFNVKDLPFILVQLPGFADLQSETNAVQPGNGLAEIRDAQLKTTLNDENVGLAVITDIGDPNNLHPTNKQDVGFRTALSAEKKVYGKDIVYSGPIYKSMSIEGTSIKINFDSIGSGLMVGSKEGLNPVQEVKDGKLTGFAIAGSDNVFYLADAVISGDSVIVSSSKVPDPKVVRFGWANSPVTNLYNKEGLPASPFGTDMTYTRVAELTSIDNITKTVNVGQPYSLPSTVTAKYSDGTTKAVAVTWTPASVDTSKAGIYTFKGTVKGYDKEVSLTLTVLGSLGLVIELDNDINKILQSLNDSNIICIHINAKNNPVVSKDVFNALKGKKKIVTIFADNVTWEFNGEGIDISVANDIDFSLKSVSSALQAKELAKAKAILGNDLSIVPFSFNHDGPLPSNARTSVFVGKNLAGKTVNVYRYFEDKDSCEYIADSVVDANGYITINLNHCSDYFAVEKTSATIVPKTDAAEQPKTDAINLPQTGSAIDTSVLMTLGVLLFITGAAFFVLSRRKQNSK from the coding sequence ATGCTAAAAAGACTAAACATGAAAAAATTTGCTTCTTTGCTTATGGCTGCATCTCTTGTTACATCGTTGGTTTCATCACCAGCTGTAAAAACCTATGCCGCTGAAAGCGAAAAAACATTGTACACTTTTGAAGACAATACAACTATGGGTTGGGATGTTTTAAATACAGTTGCTAATGGAGGTGCTTTTGATAGTTCTGCTAGCGCACCAGTAGAATACAGTCAGGATTTAAAACAAGATGGTAATAGCGGAGCATTAAAAATTAATGCTAATTTTACAGGCAAGACTTGGGATGACGCAAGTGTTATAGTAAACCTAGGTTCATCTGCAAAGGACTTTTCATCTTACGATACCCTTGACTATGATTTATTTGTCCAAAGTGATTTTACAAGCAAACTAACAGTTGCTACAGCAGGTATGGATTCAAGTTGGGCATGGAAGGACGATTTATTCGTTGCTAATTATGGGGGAATTGATGTTACTACTGGCGAAAAAATAACTATAAATGGAAATGATTACAACAAAATACATATAACTCGTTCAAAAACTTCTACTTTGGATAGTTTAACAGATAAAACCTTCTATCGTTTTATAATTAAAATAGCAGCTGTTAATACAACATACTGTGGTCCAATATATTTAGATAATATAGCACTATCTAAAGGTGGATATATACCAGGGAATACTCCTTCAAAAACAGGAAAAGATGATATTACTGTTGAAGCTGAAAATGGAGTACTAACAGGATTAACCGTTACTCCAGATAGTGGTGCTTCAGGTGGAGCTTATGTTAATGGTCTTGATAGCGGTACAGATAGAATGGATTTAACTGCTGATATACAAGTTAGTGGTTCATATCTAATAATAATGAAATACAAAACTTATGGTGGTGCTAAAATTAATCCTGTATACCTTAATGGCGCACTACTAAAAGATTGTTCTTTTCCAGAAGCTCAGAGTGAATGGAAAAATGTTATATTAAGTCCTCAATATCTTTCTGCTGGAAAAAATGTCTTCTCACTTGGCAACAGTTGGGGTTGGATAGCTGTTGATAATGTTCGCTTTGTAGGTGGCGATGGAAAACAAGTTGGACAAGTAAGTTTATCATCTGATACTACAAGTTCTCAAGCTTACGATATACCTGTTACCTTTACTGCAATAGCAGATGATGCAGCACAATATAGATTCCTATCAAGAAAAGTTGGCGGTGATTGGCAAGAAATAAGTCCATATTCCAACAAGTTATCTTGTATATGGGTTCCAGGAGCTGCTGGTGATTATGAAGTAAAAGTTACTGCTCGTGGTACAGCTACAACTGTTGATCAACAAGCTGAACAAATAATTAAGTACACTGCCCTACCAGCATATGAAAACAAACCTTTAGTTAATCAAGTCTTTGGTAGCGGTATGGTTCTTCAAAGAGACATAGAAAATGCTCTATGGGGTTGGGATAAACCTAATACAAATATAACAGTAAAAGTAGGTACAAAAACCTTCACTGGAATTACAGATTCTGAAGGAAAATGGAAGATAAGCATAGGAACATATCCAGCAGGAGGTCCTTATGACATATCTGTTTCAGACGGAACTACTACTACAAATATGACTGACGTTCTTTTTGGTGATGTATGGCTATGTTCTGGTCAATCTAACATGGCATTCCAACTAACTGGAACCTTAGATTCTGAAAATGAAATAAAAAATTCAGACTATCCAAATATTCGTTACTATACAGTACCTGTGAAAACAAGCTATGTGCCTCTTTCAAACATTGATAATGCACAAGGCTGGAAGGTTTGTTCACCTAGTACAAGTGGCAACTTATCAGCAGTTGCATATTTCTTCGCTAGAAAATTAACTACTGATCTAAATGTTCCAATTGGAGTAGTTTTTGCTGCTGAAGGAGGAACTAGAGCAGAACAATGGACTAGCTACGAAAGTTTACAAAACATCCCTGAATATGTTGCTGCTTCAAATGCAATCAAATCATGTTCTACTGAAATTGATGCAACATCTTCCCCAAATGTTCTTTATAATGGAATGATTGCACCAGTTGCTCCATATGGATTAAAAGGTGTACTTTGGTATCAAGGAGAAAGTAACTGGGGAGATGCAAGCTATGAAAGATTATTACCTAATCTTATTGCTGATTGGCGTAAAAACTTTAATGTAAAAGACCTTCCATTTATCCTTGTTCAACTACCAGGTTTTGCTGATCTTCAATCTGAAACAAATGCTGTTCAACCAGGAAATGGATTAGCAGAAATTCGTGATGCTCAACTAAAAACTACGCTAAATGATGAAAATGTTGGTTTAGCTGTTATCACAGATATTGGAGATCCAAATAACTTACATCCAACTAATAAACAAGATGTTGGATTCAGAACAGCCTTAAGTGCTGAAAAGAAAGTTTACGGCAAAGATATTGTTTATTCTGGGCCTATCTATAAATCAATGTCTATAGAAGGAACTTCTATAAAGATAAACTTCGACTCAATAGGCAGTGGCTTAATGGTTGGTTCAAAAGAAGGATTAAACCCTGTTCAAGAAGTTAAAGATGGTAAATTAACAGGCTTTGCTATTGCAGGATCTGATAATGTCTTCTATTTAGCCGATGCTGTAATTAGTGGTGATTCCGTTATAGTTTCATCAAGTAAAGTACCAGATCCTAAGGTAGTAAGATTTGGATGGGCTAACTCACCAGTTACTAACCTTTATAACAAAGAAGGTCTACCAGCTTCTCCATTTGGAACAGATATGACTTATACAAGAGTAGCTGAACTTACTTCAATTGATAATATAACTAAAACAGTTAATGTAGGACAACCTTATAGTTTACCATCAACAGTTACTGCAAAATATAGCGACGGTACTACAAAAGCTGTTGCAGTTACTTGGACTCCAGCCTCAGTAGACACTAGTAAAGCAGGAATTTATACATTTAAAGGAACTGTTAAAGGCTACGATAAAGAAGTTTCCTTAACCCTTACAGTGTTGGGAAGTCTTGGATTAGTTATTGAATTAGACAATGATATCAATAAAATACTACAAAGTTTAAATGATTCAAATATAATCTGTATCCACATTAATGCAAAGAATAACCCTGTTGTATCAAAGGACGTATTCAATGCACTTAAAGGCAAGAAAAAGATTGTTACCATATTCGCTGACAATGTAACATGGGAATTTAATGGCGAAGGAATTGATATTTCCGTTGCTAACGATATTGATTTTTCATTAAAATCTGTAAGTAGTGCTTTACAAGCTAAAGAACTTGCAAAGGCTAAAGCTATTTTAGGAAATGATCTATCAATAGTACCATTTTCATTTAACCATGATGGTCCTCTTCCAAGCAACGCTAGAACCTCTGTATTTGTAGGTAAAAACCTTGCAGGCAAAACAGTTAATGTCTACAGATATTTTGAAGATAAAGACTCTTGCGAATATATTGCAGACTCAGTTGTAGATGCAAATGGCTATATAACCATAAATCTAAACCACTGCAGTGATTACTTTGCAGTTGAAAAAACATCTGCTACAATAGTTCCTAAAACTGATGCAGCAGAGCAACCTAAAACTGATGCTATAAATCTACCTCAAACTGGATCCGCAATAGATACATCAGTATTAATGACTTTAGGAGTACTTCTATTTATAACTGGAGCAGCCTTCTTTGTACTTTCAAGAAGAAAGCAAAATTCTAAATAG
- a CDS encoding substrate-binding domain-containing protein: MKKTVTMSDIAKKLDVSTVTVSKALADKEGVSDEIRSKIKQLANELGYKYNASSKTLKDGQTYNVGIIIAERFIEVGVSFYWELYKKVADELMKLNYYVLFEILKHDDEHQVTVPKMINDNKVDGVIVLGQVSKSYYNMIKSVPVPVVFMDFYENDINQDFVIVDNFYSMYLLTDYLIEMGHRDIGFVGNKKATSSIQDRYLGYLKALIENDIDIDRCTQWYISDRSNDSANVEFELTSALPTAFVCNCDNTAYVLINKLEKLGYKVPEDVSVVGFDNYLTPVANGVRLTTAEMDMRNMAQTAIDILMKRLSKSKSKRGIKQISCKIILGDSVKRLNGKDDF; this comes from the coding sequence ATGAAAAAAACAGTGACTATGTCCGATATAGCCAAGAAATTAGATGTAAGTACAGTGACTGTTTCAAAAGCTTTGGCTGATAAAGAGGGCGTAAGTGATGAAATACGATCTAAAATTAAGCAATTAGCAAATGAATTGGGGTACAAGTATAATGCATCTTCAAAAACATTAAAAGATGGACAAACTTATAATGTAGGAATCATTATTGCAGAAAGATTTATTGAAGTAGGAGTATCATTCTATTGGGAACTATATAAAAAAGTTGCAGATGAATTGATGAAATTAAACTATTATGTATTATTTGAAATACTAAAACATGATGATGAGCATCAAGTAACAGTGCCTAAGATGATTAATGATAATAAAGTAGATGGTGTTATTGTATTAGGTCAGGTTTCAAAAAGCTATTATAATATGATTAAATCTGTGCCTGTACCTGTAGTTTTTATGGATTTTTATGAGAATGATATTAATCAAGATTTTGTGATAGTAGATAATTTCTATAGCATGTATTTGCTTACTGATTATCTTATAGAAATGGGACATCGTGATATTGGATTTGTTGGTAATAAAAAGGCTACTAGTAGTATTCAAGATAGGTATTTAGGATATCTCAAGGCGTTGATAGAAAATGATATTGATATAGATAGATGCACTCAATGGTATATTAGTGACCGTAGTAATGACAGTGCTAATGTGGAATTTGAACTTACATCAGCACTTCCAACGGCATTTGTCTGCAATTGTGATAACACAGCATATGTTTTGATAAATAAATTAGAGAAACTTGGTTATAAGGTTCCTGAGGATGTATCTGTTGTAGGTTTTGATAATTATCTTACTCCTGTAGCTAATGGTGTTAGATTAACTACAGCGGAAATGGATATGAGAAATATGGCTCAAACGGCAATAGATATTTTGATGAAAAGATTAAGCAAATCAAAGAGTAAGCGAGGTATTAAGCAAATTAGTTGTAAGATAATACTTGGTGATTCTGTTAAAAGGCTAAATGGAAAAGATGATTTCTAA
- a CDS encoding acyltransferase family protein, with amino-acid sequence MKLSSSSSFTLNLIRVVAAELVLIGHGLNFFNVLDILKPPHFPYMQNIAVILFFILSGFLISYSIFNKSNNKQYFFKDYFIERFSRIYSALVPSIFLIIIIDLFNKYLFTGYIHNNSFNVKTFIGNLFMLQNYPVLNGLSNIFIIDFFGSGRPLWTLQIEWWLYLWFGYLIIVCFFKRTKTKNKLIHIAFIILFSPIPIKNILPIHGTSLTLVWLMGVSIYLLTNINFIKNLSKSRSLILLLIFAFSSSFRIMLTKSAYDTLFAISISSALLFLLNICQQTTVEVPNKFKSIVQFMANYSFTLYLTHHSILYLLANLKNKISPSVLLIFSFIFCNLLAAFFASFTEMQHKKLANKLKSICNRVGSRSHSIYPS; translated from the coding sequence ATGAAATTATCATCTTCAAGTTCATTTACTCTAAACTTAATAAGAGTCGTAGCCGCTGAATTAGTTTTAATTGGCCATGGCTTAAACTTTTTTAACGTACTTGACATATTAAAACCACCACATTTTCCTTATATGCAAAATATTGCTGTAATACTATTTTTTATATTGTCAGGTTTTCTAATATCCTATTCAATTTTTAATAAAAGCAATAATAAACAATACTTTTTCAAAGACTATTTTATAGAAAGATTTTCAAGAATATACTCAGCATTAGTTCCATCAATATTTTTAATAATCATAATAGATCTTTTCAATAAATATCTATTTACTGGATACATCCATAACAATTCATTTAATGTAAAAACTTTTATTGGTAACTTATTTATGCTTCAAAATTACCCAGTTCTAAATGGATTATCTAATATCTTTATTATAGATTTCTTTGGTTCTGGAAGACCACTTTGGACTTTACAAATAGAATGGTGGCTCTATTTATGGTTTGGATATTTAATAATTGTCTGCTTTTTTAAGAGAACAAAAACAAAAAATAAACTAATACATATTGCATTTATAATTCTCTTTAGTCCAATTCCTATTAAAAACATTTTACCAATTCACGGTACTAGTCTGACTTTAGTGTGGCTAATGGGTGTATCAATTTATCTTTTAACTAATATAAATTTCATAAAAAATTTAAGCAAATCTCGCTCCCTAATTCTTTTGCTTATCTTTGCCTTTAGTTCATCATTCAGAATAATGTTAACAAAATCAGCCTATGATACACTTTTTGCAATTTCTATTTCAAGTGCATTATTATTTTTGCTAAACATATGTCAACAAACCACTGTTGAAGTGCCAAATAAATTTAAATCAATAGTACAATTTATGGCAAATTACTCATTTACCCTTTACTTAACACATCACTCAATCTTATATTTACTTGCCAACTTGAAGAATAAAATCTCACCATCTGTACTATTAATTTTTTCATTTATATTCTGTAATCTTTTAGCTGCCTTTTTTGCATCTTTCACTGAAATGCAACACAAGAAATTAGCCAATAAGTTGAAATCTATTTGTAATCGAGTAGGCAGTAGATCCCATTCAATATATCCTTCTTAA